One genomic window of Syntrophotaleaceae bacterium includes the following:
- a CDS encoding MraY family glycosyltransferase gives MSYFAALLMSLFITLALVPLLRTFAIRWGAVDLPNERKVHKRPIPRIGGVAMAFGVMIPVLLWMPNTSLLLPLVTASGLIAAFGFLDDLRELNSATKFGVQVLAALIVIFWGGVQIRSLDGLLPEGFLLPPFLSIPLTLTAIVGVTNAINLADGLDGLAGGISLLTFAALTWLGFESGRWEVALVAASVCGAIFGFLRFNTHPASIFMGDAGSQLLGFLAIVLSLEMSQQAPYSPFFPLMLLAFPVFDTLRVMVERVRRGLPPFSADRNHFHHKLLARGLYHSEAVALIYVLHALLTVGACLFRFGPEGGLLAGCAGFSGMAMLLLKSPVHEAKSDSPLHRLAKPLLSTWAGIRGSDLPIRWAFTGLKLLLALIGLRLVLLLPVGTPSWFPWFLAGTGGMLLAGLAMPEDWRGWMLRGAFFLVVPFLVYFGQFNGKDLPVPVFLLHLADGGFLVLGLVATMVIKLTRRSGYRSTPLDLLILLIVLAAPLFAGTIQERMRLLIVAAEILVLFFSFEVLLVELRHRFRKLQLVSALFLLAGAGGLLQTVF, from the coding sequence ATGTCCTATTTCGCCGCACTGCTGATGTCGCTGTTCATCACCCTGGCGTTGGTGCCGCTATTGCGGACCTTTGCGATCCGCTGGGGTGCGGTGGACTTGCCCAATGAGCGCAAGGTGCACAAGCGGCCGATCCCCCGGATCGGCGGGGTGGCCATGGCTTTCGGGGTCATGATTCCGGTTCTGCTCTGGATGCCGAATACCTCCCTGCTCCTGCCGTTGGTGACAGCCTCCGGCCTGATCGCGGCCTTCGGTTTTCTGGACGATCTGCGGGAGCTGAATTCAGCCACCAAGTTCGGTGTCCAGGTGTTGGCCGCCCTGATCGTGATTTTCTGGGGCGGGGTTCAGATTCGCTCCCTTGATGGGTTGCTTCCCGAAGGATTCCTGCTGCCTCCCTTCTTATCGATCCCGCTGACCCTGACGGCAATCGTCGGCGTCACCAATGCCATCAACCTGGCGGACGGGCTTGACGGGCTGGCGGGAGGGATCTCACTGTTGACCTTCGCGGCCCTGACCTGGCTCGGTTTCGAATCGGGAAGATGGGAGGTGGCCCTGGTGGCGGCCAGCGTGTGCGGGGCGATTTTCGGCTTCCTGCGCTTCAATACCCATCCGGCCTCGATCTTCATGGGGGACGCGGGCAGTCAGCTGCTCGGGTTTCTGGCCATCGTCCTGTCCCTGGAAATGAGCCAGCAGGCCCCCTACAGTCCCTTCTTCCCGCTGATGCTGCTCGCCTTTCCGGTCTTCGATACTTTGCGGGTCATGGTCGAGCGGGTCAGACGGGGGCTGCCGCCCTTCAGCGCCGACCGCAATCATTTTCACCATAAACTTCTCGCCCGGGGACTCTACCATTCGGAAGCGGTGGCCCTTATCTATGTTCTGCACGCTTTACTGACAGTCGGAGCCTGCCTGTTCCGTTTTGGGCCCGAGGGAGGTTTACTGGCCGGATGCGCCGGATTTTCCGGCATGGCGATGCTGCTGCTGAAAAGCCCGGTTCACGAAGCGAAAAGTGATTCTCCCCTTCACCGCCTGGCAAAGCCCCTGCTGTCAACCTGGGCGGGCATCCGCGGTTCCGATCTGCCGATCCGCTGGGCATTCACGGGCCTGAAGTTACTCCTGGCCCTGATCGGGCTGCGTCTTGTTTTGCTGCTGCCTGTCGGCACTCCCTCCTGGTTCCCCTGGTTTCTTGCAGGAACCGGAGGAATGCTCCTGGCCGGCCTGGCCATGCCCGAGGACTGGCGGGGTTGGATGCTGCGGGGTGCCTTTTTCCTGGTCGTGCCCTTTCTGGTCTATTTCGGACAGTTTAACGGCAAGGATTTGCCCGTGCCCGTTTTTCTGCTGCACCTGGCCGACGGTGGGTTCCTGGTCCTCGGTCTGGTGGCGACCATGGTCATCAAGCTGACCCGGCGCTCCGGCTATCGCAGCACGCCCCTCGACCTGCTGATTCTTCTCATCGTTCTTGCGGCCCCTCTCTTTGCGGGTACGATCCAGGAAAGGATGCGGCTGCTGATCGTCGCGGCGGAAATCCTGGTGCTGTTTTTCAGCTTCGAGGTGCTGCTGGTGGAATTGCGCCACCGTTTCAGGAAACTGCAGCTTGTTTCAGCTCTTTTTCTGCTGGCCGGGGCCGGTGGATTGCTGCAAACGGTATTCTAA
- the xrtD gene encoding VPLPA-CTERM-specific exosortase XrtD codes for MLKNWRVLALVGGYGILFALLYRHTFPYLLSQWDSPDFNYCYLVPLVVAYLIWDRRDEFNRVPATVSWWGLLVVFPGLGLFWLGELGGEYFTLFLSLWLVAVGLLWLHLGGAKLKTIRFPLLLSLAMFPPPNLVASNLSLQLKLISSKMGVIMMQLMGMTAYREGNVIDLGFTRLQVVDACSGLRYLFPIIILGLILAYMFRGAWWKKAVLVLSTVPLVVLTNGLRIAATGFLFQFWGPAVAEGFFHDFAGWFTFMFVLGVLVPEMMLLKRIFPDRLGPNPAREAATAVGEVPGRALPLPAAVIGLLLMLVTVAAAQGIDFREKTPVKQPLAGFPLRIGEWQGIPQSLEQKYIDALDFSDYLLIDYRDPRGSVINLYIAYYETQRKGESIHSPSSCLPGDGWVFNDAGLTTVTINPEEGRQIRIKRAIIEKGDYRQLTYYWFPQRGRILTGMAEMKLFNFWDALIYQRTDGSLVRLITPVSKEETVELADRRLQEMTRTVVQLLDQYLPGKEG; via the coding sequence ATGTTGAAGAACTGGAGGGTCCTGGCCCTGGTGGGGGGCTACGGCATTTTATTTGCTCTTCTGTACCGGCACACCTTCCCATATCTGCTTTCTCAATGGGACAGCCCCGATTTCAACTACTGTTACCTGGTTCCCCTGGTTGTCGCCTACCTGATCTGGGACAGGCGGGACGAGTTTAACCGGGTGCCGGCAACGGTTTCCTGGTGGGGGCTTCTGGTGGTGTTCCCGGGGCTTGGGCTGTTCTGGCTCGGGGAACTGGGCGGGGAATACTTCACGCTGTTTCTTTCCCTCTGGCTGGTGGCGGTCGGGCTGCTCTGGCTGCATCTGGGCGGAGCGAAGCTGAAAACCATCCGGTTTCCCCTGCTGTTGAGCCTGGCGATGTTCCCGCCGCCCAATCTGGTCGCCTCCAACCTGTCCCTGCAGCTCAAGCTGATCTCCTCGAAGATGGGCGTGATCATGATGCAGCTGATGGGGATGACCGCCTACCGGGAGGGGAACGTCATCGACCTCGGCTTCACCCGGCTGCAGGTGGTCGATGCCTGCAGCGGCCTGCGCTACCTGTTCCCGATCATCATTCTCGGCCTGATCCTGGCCTACATGTTTCGCGGCGCCTGGTGGAAGAAAGCCGTGCTTGTGCTGTCCACCGTCCCCCTGGTGGTTCTGACCAACGGTCTGCGCATTGCCGCCACCGGTTTCCTGTTCCAGTTCTGGGGGCCGGCCGTTGCCGAAGGTTTTTTCCATGATTTCGCCGGCTGGTTCACCTTCATGTTCGTGCTCGGCGTACTTGTCCCCGAGATGATGCTGCTCAAGCGAATATTTCCCGATCGGCTGGGCCCAAACCCAGCCCGGGAAGCGGCGACAGCTGTGGGGGAAGTCCCGGGACGCGCTCTGCCGCTGCCCGCCGCGGTGATCGGTTTGCTGCTCATGCTGGTCACGGTCGCCGCCGCCCAGGGGATCGATTTCCGGGAGAAGACCCCGGTCAAGCAGCCCCTGGCCGGATTCCCGCTCAGGATCGGAGAGTGGCAGGGCATTCCTCAATCCCTTGAGCAGAAGTATATCGATGCCCTCGATTTTTCCGACTACCTGCTGATCGACTACCGGGACCCGCGCGGTTCGGTCATTAATCTCTACATCGCCTACTACGAAACCCAGCGCAAGGGGGAGTCGATCCATTCTCCCTCCTCCTGCCTCCCGGGAGACGGATGGGTCTTCAACGACGCCGGTCTGACCACCGTGACCATCAACCCTGAGGAGGGCCGGCAGATTCGGATCAAGCGGGCCATCATCGAGAAGGGGGATTACAGGCAGCTGACCTATTACTGGTTTCCCCAGCGCGGCCGGATTCTCACCGGCATGGCGGAAATGAAGCTGTTCAACTTCTGGGATGCCCTGATCTACCAGCGCACCGACGGCTCCCTGGTGCGCCTGATAACCCCGGTCAGCAAAGAGGAAACGGTTGAACTGGCCGACCGCCGCCTGCAGGAGATGACCCGGACGGTCGTGCAACTGCTCGATCAGTATCTGCCGGGAAAAGAAGGGTAA
- the wecB gene encoding UDP-N-acetylglucosamine 2-epimerase (non-hydrolyzing): protein MEQTVLLVAGARPNFMKIAPLYHAARKHPEIYCRIVHTGQHYDYDMSQAFFEDLDLPAPHYFLHAGSGSHAGQTARIMVAFEEVCQAVKPALVMVVGDVNSTLACSIVAKKLDIPVAHVEAGLRSCDRTMPEEINRLVTDSISDYFFVTEPGALENLRREGKDPQKILFSGHVMVDNLFQQNEKLVGVAPRTFSTHKLKEENPGYAFLTLHRPANVDDPGVFAGIVSALNRIAEERAILFPVHPRTRKKMEQFGLVLAEEIKLLPPLGFREALFLWKDASVVLTDSGGLQEETTALGVPCVTIRSNTERPITVEQGTNILAGTDPKKIVETYRQALKSGRGKNGCRPPNWDGRASERIWNYLLAELFSVRPAMAG, encoded by the coding sequence ATGGAACAGACTGTACTGCTGGTGGCCGGGGCGCGACCCAATTTCATGAAAATCGCCCCTCTTTATCATGCGGCCAGAAAGCATCCGGAGATTTACTGCCGGATCGTGCATACCGGGCAGCATTACGACTACGATATGTCGCAGGCTTTTTTCGAGGATCTCGACCTGCCGGCGCCGCACTATTTTCTCCATGCCGGCTCCGGTTCCCATGCGGGACAGACGGCCCGAATCATGGTCGCCTTCGAGGAGGTCTGCCAGGCGGTGAAACCGGCACTGGTCATGGTGGTCGGCGACGTCAATTCCACCCTGGCCTGCAGCATCGTCGCCAAGAAACTCGATATCCCCGTTGCCCATGTGGAGGCGGGGTTGAGGAGCTGCGACCGGACCATGCCCGAGGAGATCAATCGCCTGGTCACCGATTCGATCAGCGATTATTTTTTCGTGACGGAGCCCGGAGCCTTGGAGAACCTGCGGCGGGAGGGCAAGGACCCCCAGAAAATCCTCTTTTCCGGCCACGTGATGGTCGACAACTTGTTTCAGCAGAATGAAAAACTGGTCGGGGTCGCTCCGAGAACCTTTTCCACGCACAAGCTTAAGGAAGAGAATCCCGGCTATGCCTTCCTGACCCTGCATCGCCCCGCCAATGTCGACGATCCTGGTGTTTTTGCCGGCATCGTTTCCGCTCTGAACCGGATCGCCGAGGAACGCGCGATTCTGTTTCCCGTTCACCCTCGCACCCGAAAAAAAATGGAGCAGTTCGGTCTGGTGCTGGCCGAGGAGATCAAGCTCCTGCCCCCGCTCGGTTTCCGCGAAGCTCTGTTTTTGTGGAAGGACGCCTCCGTGGTTTTGACCGACAGCGGCGGGCTGCAGGAAGAGACAACCGCTCTCGGCGTCCCCTGCGTGACGATTCGATCAAATACCGAGCGGCCGATCACGGTGGAACAGGGCACCAATATCCTGGCCGGGACCGATCCAAAAAAAATAGTGGAGACCTACCGCCAGGCCCTGAAATCCGGCAGAGGAAAGAACGGCTGCCGGCCACCCAACTGGGATGGCCGGGCGTCGGAGAGAATCTGGAATTATCTGCTGGCGGAACTGTTCTCGGTGCGCCCAGCTATGGCGGGGTAG